The following are encoded together in the Hydractinia symbiolongicarpus strain clone_291-10 chromosome 14, HSymV2.1, whole genome shotgun sequence genome:
- the LOC130625686 gene encoding SAYSvFN domain-containing protein 1-like, with amino-acid sequence MEKKLAEFRASRRLKERQQGKTMSQEHEDNKKDNNISSQVIRQESNSVSSVLDNDNYGSETECGYIQRIFRKLYSAKSLLQFALWFSLLLFFIEIEFGAVYFIVSLTIIMYFSMKKGKSNGPSAYSVFNKDCERIDGTFTAEQFEQQMIYGGAVR; translated from the coding sequence ATGGAAAAAAAGCTAGCAGAATTTCGTGCATCTAGAAGACTGAAAGAAAGGCAACAAGGTAAAACTATGAGTCAAGAACATGAAGATAACAAGAAGGATAATAACATATCGTCACAGGTGATAAGACAAGAAAGCAACTCGGTATCTTCTGTGTTAGATAACGATAACTATGGCAGTGAAACTGAATGTGGATACATACAAAGAATTTTTCGGAAATTATACAGTGCAAAATCTTTATTACAATTTGCACTCTGGTTcagtttgcttttattttttatcgaaATTGAATTTGGGGCTGTTTACTTTATTGTCTCTTTAACAATAATTATGTACTTTAGCATGAAGAAAGGCAAGTCTAATGGTCCAAGTGCCTATTCTGTTTTTAATAAGGACTGTGAAAGAATCGATGGAACATTTACTGCTGAGCAGTTTGAACAACAAATGATATATGGTGGTGCTGTTAGATAA